The window TTAAAGGAAATGTAGTTACCACGGCTATCGGATGGCATTGGAAGTAAgacctcagcttccgagcggtaactacgagagctaaggccaattttttcAGATGCGGATAGCGAGTTTTTGCTcctgttaaaattttgctaacgtaataagtGGGAAATTGTGTAGCTTTATTCTCCAGGACTAAGACTGCGCTTACCGCAACTTCTAAGACCGCCAGGTAGACCAGCAATGTTTCTCCTTTTTTTGGCTTCGAGAGAAACAGAGGGCTTGACAAgtattcctttaattctttcaaggCTTGTCGACACTCtggtgtccattcgaaattatttttctttttaagcaGTGCGAAGAAACGATGACACTTTTCCAATGTTCGGGAAATAAATCTGCTAAAAGCCGCTAGTCTGCCTGTGAGTCTATGGACTTCCTTTACGATGAATCGTTGATCCGGGATGTCCTCTATGgatttgattttgtcgggatttacctcaattcccctttgtgagaccaggaATCCTAAGAATTTACCTGAACTGACCCCGAATGCaaacttctcggggttaagcttcatattatgcttcctcaATGTGTCAAATGTTTCTTGCAGATGCTTCAGAttatcacctgcattcaaagacttaacgagcatatcgtctatatatacttccatagtcttttctatttgtttttcgaacattttattcacaaGTCGTTGGTAAGTGGCCCTGATGTTTTTtatcccgaagggcattacattataacaataggttccaAAACGAAGTCTTTTCCCAGTCTTCTGGGTTCattttgatttgattgtacccagagtaggtatcgaggaaactcattaactcatgcccggccgtggcatcaatcatttgatcgatattcgGCAATGGGAATGAGTCCTTTGGACATGCCTTattaagatccttataatctacgcacatgcaaaatttattatttttcttgggaACCACTACTATATTAGCTAGCCaatctggatatcttacctctcggatcgaaccaaTCTTAAGTAGACGGGTTACCTCTTCtctgacgaatttattccttgtTTTTGCAATAGGGCGCTTCTTTTGTCTTACCAGAGGTATGctcggatccaagcttaacttatGCACAACTATCTCTGTCGGGattcttgtcatagcctcgtatGGCCATGCAAAAAAATCaacgttaattttaaggaattcgatAATAGTAGACCTGAGCTCCGGGCGTAGTCCTGTTCCCAAATgaaatttcctttctaggaattcttcgaacaacgCAACTTGCTCTAGTTCTTCTATCGTGGACTTAGTTGCGTTTGTTTCTTCCGGTACTTGGAAATACCTTGGTACTTGATGTTGTTCCGACTCCGTGCGGCAGTAGTAATTCGTCTGCATCTTCATCCTTGAATGCGATATCATCTTCCCGGAGCCTCATACTATGGGTTGTTGATACTTTTATCTTCTTTGCGGCCGAAAAGGTGATCCCATTGATCCCGTTCCCCCCCAAGATCACGTTGATCATTTGGCCTGGAGGTTCCTCTCCTGCTTTCGAGGTTTACGCGTCGCCCTGTCCTGGACATAGTTGTTTTTGGCTCGGTCACTCAataattctctgaggtgaccattcctTAACAGCGTTGCCACTTCCTCCCGGAGGCGTCGGCAATCTCCAGTCCGATGACCATTAGTgtcatggtattcacaccataaatttaggtccctctggcTGGGGTCAGAGCTCACAGTTCTCGAAAATCGTGCCTATTTGATATATCTGATGGCCAAGACTAATTCCACCAcgctgacgttgaagttatattctgataactttGGATAAGAAGAACCTTATGGTCCTGAGATTTCTCTATCTTGAAGCGATCTGTTGTTCCGCCCACGATCGATCCTCTTGTCAACGGTGAATTTGTCTGTCGTCCGGATATCCCTGCCactaggggtgttcgtcggtcgatacggtacggtatttagacattTCAGTTTGGTATTTTTGGTATTCTGTTTCtcaaaatgctataccaataccgtacctaattaaattcggtatggttcggttttATCCTTTCAGTTTTGGTTTGTTCGGTAACTtcagtttattcggtttgaatactaacaaATGTATAGAGTCATAGACTATAATATTCTttattaaagtactcaaaagtacaaaactaagtcaaaaatcatcaaataTCAACCTAGAGAGAAAAAACTACACATAgaggaataaatttgatcattagaaatgtcttcTTACTTTCTTAGAAtaaattgatgaacttagagaataaagaaaaaatttaatttttttatatttatgttataattaatattaTATGTTTCGtgtaatatattatatatttcggtacggtatcagtatttcagtattttattttaaaatacctaataccatatttttttaaaacttaaaccaaatacaataccgaataccaaaatatcgaataccaaataccaaaattttcgattttcgtacggtaattcggtatttatcaAATTATGCACAACCCTACCTGCCACGGCCTTCCATCCGCCTGTAGGGCAGAAACCGGCCCCCTGGAGTTCGTCTATCCGAGTCAACATCGTCTTTAattttttctttgttcttctcccgtccttttgtCGATGACGGAAAGTCAACCTGACCGTCTTCGATCCTAatttttgactcgtaccggttgtggacattcgctcaagttgttgcttgaaactcaagcagactttccttcaacttccgggaagcgtctgaacttctcgAATTTAAACCCTTAGTGaacgcttcagctgcccattcatccggaacAGCCGGTAACAACATCCTTTTCTTCTGGAACTAGCAAACGAATCTCCGTAATAACTCGAATTCTCCCTGCGTGATTGTGAATATGTCAGTCTTTCGGGCTTGTACCTTTCTGGCACCAGCATGGGCCTTGATGAATGAATCTGCGAGCATTTCGAAGGAATCTATGGAGTGCTCGGGCAGTAATGAGTACCGTGTCAAGGCTCACTTCGTgagagtctcaccaaatttctttaataatatatactcaatttcgtgaggagccaaATAATTTTCCTTTACCGCCGTTGTATATGTGGTAATGTGCTCATGTGGATCTGAAGTTCTGTCCTTTTTGGGCACTTAAGGTATTCTGGACCGCTTAGGGATTAGTTCCGGGGCCGCACTCGGCTTGTACGATAATTGAATATACTTATTCGAGTTCGGacctttcaatatcggtggtgcgcCCGAGATCTGATCCATGTGGGAATTAACTTCCTTCATGAACCGCAAAAGTTCTTCCTTAAATGGGTCGTTGTCGTTGTTGAGGCCAGATCTACTCCCCAcagccccgtcggagccaacttcaccctTGAGAGTGTTGTTGTCGATTCTCTACGATGTTTGATTTGCAGGAACGACATGAGAACTTGGATCTCGCCTGTTCGCATTATTTGAAGCACCTGACAGTGCATGCTTTAGTTCCGTCATAACCTAATCTTGTCGCGTGAGATGACTTAGGATGATTgcttgttgctcttgcaggatcctTACTGCATCCGCCACGCGCCCTTCGTCGGCACCATCATGAGTTGCCTCTCGTACTTGTCTAGGGTATCTCCCGCCATATAGCGGTGTAGCATCATCCCCCTCATTGCGAGTGTTGCTGATTGAGTCCTCAAAATGAGGATGTCCCCCTTGAATTTCGGGATTGTGGGCGTTGTTAACGGTATTGATtgccattttttgtgattttttgctaAGATAGAAAACGATCAAAGCTTGTGAATGGAGAAAAAACAAGGACCAATTTAATCgcacggctgtctaggccccacggtgggcgccaaactgtttacccaaaaattggtacagttgaatttgttcgtggtttctagacagaTAGTTTGGTCTGATCCGAAGAAGTGATGAATTAATTAGTTTGGATGCGAACTACTTAGCTCAAAATACAGATGGAACTGTAGATCTGATGAGCCCGAGGACAGAGTCTCCTGGCACAATAATGATTAGACCAACAAGCTCGAGAGAGAAGAATAATATCAAGATGTTGTGTTAGAATATATTCTTTAATGTCTAAAAACCTGTCTTTACAATGGGCATTGAGCATATTATTTATAGCtcagtgggcgtaatggtcgggtTCACCACTAGTGACAATTATTGAAGTGCGATAATGAAAACCTAACGGTAAACAAAAATGCTCACAACTTTGTAACGAGCCGTTACTTTTTAATGCtgtaaaatatttttcattagtTGCCACCGGGTGCATCGTGCTTAATGCCTTTATGAACTTGCTTTTCTCGGTGACACACGGAATAGCTGTGCCCGGTTTTATGTCCTTCCGGCTTTGGTTCCACATATCCTCTTCTTTGGTGGCCACGTGCCGTAGtatattttacccaatacaaaCCCttcataatataaaaaaaaaaaaaaaatgtgtaaaaataaaaatctctcCGTTTTCTCTCTTTTCGTTTTTAGATTTCTGAAAAGTTAAAGTCCTTTCACCAAAAGCCATTTGGAAGAAAACACTGCACCAAAATATAACCCAATGAAAATGGTGTCATCATCTGTTGTGTACATTATTAGTTGGGTTTATATGGAGTAATATATAATAAGAAAAAGATAACACCAACCTAAAACTTTATAAAACGGCGCTGTCATCAATTTCTCTGCGCAAGTACATCATCATATTGGTTTGTTTATGAAAATGATAAATATACACAACAGTCGGTGCGTAAGACGAGTCCCCTGTTTTCCCCAACTCATTAGGAAGGTGAAAGGCCAATCTCTGCCCTTTGCAAGCGGATATTGCGCTATATTTGGCCATGTGGTGGTTCTGATTAAAGACGTGGCACCTTGCATGGATCCAAAAGTTGACTAGtcacatatatttttttaatagcTAATTTTACTATACGCCGCTATGCGTTTGTACTATATATCAATgtataaatttataaaaattacataaaaatattattaaaatttatatgagttataaaataaaatataaaaaatttaagctcttgaaaatgataaatattaatcttatttagtcaataaaataACGGATTGCCTAACTACGCATGATAACATGTAACCAAGATATTTGAAAGCATATGGATGATTTATTATGTATCCCGTTATTTTGTTTTAGTTTCGTATCAATATGATCATCTAGATATATGTACTCTAGAGACGTCAactataaaaagaaaaagaattagcGACGAATAAATTTTATACTTACATAATAAAAATTCATTGCTAATTTTATTTAGTGGCGATAACGACATATTATCCAAATTCCTATAAGCCAAGATGAATTTTATCGCTAATTCCTATTTTTTAGGAAAATTATgtaataaatatttttagtaaatattaatttcttttttacCAAAAGACAGAGACATTTTCCATCTATTTAACGGGAATATGCATTAAATTTTAAATGATATTTCAAACTTGTATGTTTCCTCCTCAACAAacgataaattaaaattttatcaCAAATTAATGATTATTACTATTTTTTCAACAATAATTACTATTTTAAAAACCTAATGGTAGATATTCTTTCTAGCATGTCTTAGTAGATTCTAAGAGTAGAAAAGAAACGGAGTAAACAACCAAGCTTCTAAGgaatacttataattaaaatcTTAAGAACAACGAAATGTTCGTATGAAAGGATTAGAGAGGCAAAATTGGTCCGGTATGAATAAATACAAGGACAAAAAATAAAAGATTTACACAAATGGGCGAGTTCTTGTTGGAAAAGAAACGTTTCCCCTAATTTTTTGCATTcgtttttattttcttaatatttcGTGCAGACTTATTAGGAAAAGATCTCCAATACAGAATTATACTGGAAACAAATTTATTTGGTTtcgaactcctaaatattaggtaatttttatgattttataaatttatccaatataaaatatattttttaaaggataaaaaaggcgaacgatattttaTTAAGGGTCTTcttacttttaatatagtaagaTTATAATCCCGATAATGTGACGTTGTCAAAATTTTTATTAGgaataatttaagaaaatagaGGAATTAAACAAGAAAAGATCGTTGGTTAGGGAAATattagcatgtttggccaagctttttttggggtcaaaaatactttttttttgccGAAAGTACTTTTGGCTAAatattgaggtgtttggccaagtttttaaggaaaaaaatgcttttgaggagaagcagaagcagaaacagattttgagaagcagaaaatgtagcttctctccaaaagcacttttctgagaaatacttttgagaaaaatacaattagaagcagttttcaaaagtttggcgaaacactaattactgctcaaaagtactttttaaattaattagccaaacacaaaccgattctcaccaaagaattttaaaaaaaaaaacacttttgaaaaaaaatatttctcaaaataaacagaaacttggccaaacaggctataagtctGCTGAAACTGATCACCCcaataaacaacaacaataacaacccagaaAAATTTCACAAGTGAGATTTAGGAAGGATATAATGTACTCATATCTTACCCATATCCCAGAGGGATAGAGCGGCAATTTCTGAGAGACCTCAGCTCAAATCACCACAGTAACCAACTTGTGGAAAAAGGAAGTGCAGAGGCTATGGGTCCATATATTTTCACTTAATATTAGAAGCGGATCCAGGATATTTTGAATATGAGTATCTACTCATGTTCTTTTGAATAAATAACTCAATAGGCGTTAACTAATAATATTAAACCAATACtaaaaatatgtacataaaatattcAGTTAACAAAAAGATCATAGGTTCTCGTACCCCATAATTTGGACTATAAATCTGTCTTCGTCACTCATACCttatatttttattcaaaaaattattaaatatatatataataaagtaATAAATTTTGATTTTATTAAATTATATAGGATGTAATAAAATTATAAATCTGAACCCATAAATCTTAAATTCCGACTCAATTACTCCAATTTAACCCATCCGAAAACAGTGGTCTCGGAAGCGGACTTGAAATTCGGAACTCAAATGGAAGTAAAATGTTATGAATTTATTACTTGCAGAAACAAGAAAGTGACAAGAAAAAGGAGAATCCAAATCTTCTTagtataaaaaaagaaaagaaaaggaaaagaataagGCAAGATGTATGTGAAATCGTGATGATAGGGATGGAAATAGTGAAGGTGTGGACTTGCAATTTTCCTTCCACTATTAAAATACCACCCAAAAATTTGAATCTCTCCCTAAAATTCCTCCCCCACCCACCTCTCTATCAAATATAAATGCCCCCTCAAAATACTTTTTTCCCTCCATCCACGTAAGCCCCACCCACTCCTCTCAGTCACATGTTTCCATCTCAACCAAACAAACATCATATCTCTGTCACTTTCAAAATTTATATCATTTGCATTTCTATCCTTGCCTACTATATAACCCAATATTTTGCTTCATTTTCTCCCTCACTGGCTACTCTACAAATCCAACCCTACAAGCATAATCTTAGCATTTTTAACCATTTTCTTTGTCTTTCTAGTAGACTAGAAAATATATAACCTTTAACCAAACGACTGTAATTACTTTCCTAACCACTTTTTTCATTTCACTTCAACCAACCCTTCATTTCTGTTGTGCTTTTACTAAAATATCCCCTTACATCAATCTAATTCCTAATTTACCATTCACCTTATGGAAGTGGGTAAAGCCGAGATAAACCGTAACAAGCGATCCCGAGAAGACTCGAAGTCGGCCTCGGCCGGGTCAAAGCGAGTGCATATAGAGGAGGAGGAGGCAGTTCTCAACTCACACGAGTTGAACCGAGTTAACTCGGAGCCTGAGGTGAACCTTAACTCCGCCGAGACCGATGCCGACCTAGGCTTGTACTCGCCGGACGTCAAGCAGATCAGAGAAGAAATACTGGACATCTTAGATGAACCGGAAACTGTTACAGACCATCTACCGGAGGTTCAGGATCTTGACTCGGTAATCAGGAGCTTCGAAGAAGAGATTGTTCATCCGTCAACTCAGCCTGCTCAACCAGACCTAGGCTACCTTCTAGAAGCTTCGGATGACGATCTCGGCCTCCCTCCCACCATTTCAGCTTCTGATGACCATGTTAACGCGAGAATTAACACGCCGGAGAATGCCGCTGGAATTAGATTTGAGAGCGAGTTACAGAGTTTTGACTCGTTCGAGTTCGGGATGAACGTCGGAGCCGGTGACGGAAATAGCTACGGCGTCTACAGTAACGGTGATTTTGTGACAGTGGAGGGATTGTTTGATTACGAAGAGTCGTTTGAATTTTCGGAATTTTATCGGCGAGGAGAGTCCTTGCCTGCTTTATAGACTGATGAAGAATTTGTTAAGGAAACATAAATTAGGAAAATTGCCATTTTGGTATTCTCCGTTAGTATTTTAATTTACCGCAATATATCTGTTAATTAACTTTCATAAATTAAATGGATTTTGCTAAGGTGGAAATTATTTTGATCCGTCAAGGTTACCTTAAAAATTAAACTTCTCCTCTAACTATAAACAATAGAGATTCCCCTCCTCCAAACTCAAAACTCAATTACATTTTTAAAATATCTATTTTACCCTCAAGTTTATCATGTCTttatctatttatttttttatatttttaatatcaCAATAATTTTTTTGATCTATATTATGAATTAACCCGTAGAAcaaatgatttttaaaaaaataaaaaaaaagtgaaaaatagtTATCAATCATATTAAATTTAATTGAAactgaataataaaataagtgAGCTCCATTAAAGTATTAGAGTAAAAAAATCTTATTAATATCAATTAAAACTCAAAACATTCCTTATGCATATTGAGAATAAAAATTAGTGAGAACCGCATAAAGATATACTTAGTGCAGTAATATAAAAAAGAGCAATTAAATATATAGATAAATTTTATAGTAATAAATTCCTAAAGATTAGATATTTTATACCTTAAATGTTCtctaatttataatttaaaaatatttcgttaataataataaaaattcaaacatatatatacataatagagaataaaagataaagtaaaactTAAATATATACTTAATGAGTaatattaaaatactaatcacaaAAAGCAAACATAAATTTTGTTACAAATTCATAAAAGTACTATTCTAGTTATATTTTAATGAACTTAATTTTATAACTAATAATAAGATATTTAAATGGGTAAAGATAAAGTATATCTTATATAATATAAAACAATTATGTGCATAGAGGAAGAATTGAAAATGTCGAGGGCAAAATAGACAATGCATATGGTAGGAGGAGTAGAATGTATATTGTTTAATATTGAAGAAGGCGTTTGATTTTTAAGATAGAGTTGGGGGATCAAAATGATTTTTACCcttttattaaataaatagataattaacaaaatatttttcttaaatattaactcGGTTAATTTTTAAAAAGCTTTTCGTGGAGTAACAAAGCTCATAATGCTCAGCTTGTTACAGAACATTACAAGAGTTAGAATTTTGAATTAGCAATATATCAAACAGTTTTAGCAGTTTTATTCGATAACTAACATTTAAAATCTAAAAGCTTCTTTCTCTAGAATGAGCACTCATCCTTAGTGAAAGCTAACTATGGCGAGGAATACAAAATCGAGAGGGGAAAAAACATACAAAGTGGAGGAAATCAACAGCCATGGAATGGACCTCAAACTGTAGATGCGAGAAAATTCAAAAATCCAAATATGATACAAGAGATAGTACCATTAACGATTGAGTAGATGGTTACACCAGTACGAATCAATCAAATAAGGAAATTAGTTCAAACGTCGAGACAACAATCCACCAAATCATGGGCGGATGTTGTAGAAGAAGAGGCAAAAAGCTCAGGACAAGGTAAATCACAAACCCTAAGTTCATCATGGAGTAAAATTGTTGGGCCGATCCCAGAGGAAACTGATAATGACTTGCTAACGGGGGAACAAGGGGTAATCAATGTGAAAATAACAATGGATGGCATTCAGGAAGAAATTGAATACTGGAACACAATAGTGATATGCTATGTGCTTGGGTCCAATCCCCCTAAATTGTAATGGAGGGATATTTTCGCCGCATATGGGATACACTAGGAATTGATAAAATTGCGCAAATAAATATAGGGTGTTTATTGTAAAATTTCATAAATTAGAGAGTCGGAATAAGGTGGTGGAGGAGGGAGTACAAATGTTTGATAGAAAGTCAATTGTGATGAAACCATGGAGGCTGGATATGAAATGTACCAAAGACTCTATTGAACGAATTCCAGTCTGGGTTCGTTTAATGGCCTTGGACATCAAATATTGGGGGAAATATGCTCTAACAAAAATTGTTGGGCTAATAGGTAAACCTCTTCGTGCGGATAATGCAACCACAAAGAAGGAGAGGCTAACATTTGCGAGGGTACTAGTTGAAATGACACCAAATCAATAGTATCCTTCCAAGGTGATGTTTGAAAATGAGACGGGGAAGATAGTGGAACATGAAGTAGTATATGAATGGAAATTAGTCTTGTGTACGAAATGTAATAACTTTGGACACACCATCGAGGAATGCAGGAGGAATGAAATAATGCAACGGCAAAAACAGACACAGCAAAATAATGGAGAAGACACATGCAAGAAGATGAAAATTCAGAAGCAAGGGAAAAAACCTGCACAAACAAAAGAAGCACAAGACAAAGCAAATAAGGAAATGAGAGACAATAAGCCACAAAGCAGCAACAAGGACGGGTAAAAAAAGGCAGAAATCAGATGTTGTTGAATTGGCAAGTAAGGAAACCAATAACAATAGGAAACATCTTCAATGCATTGAGGAACACAAAAGAAACAACTAGTGGTAATCAAAAGGCTCAGGAAACTTATCCAAGAAGTGGAGGCAATGGGCCAGGGCCCCATCCTCATGGATAAGTTAGGATTGTGGAATGTAAGGGGTCTAAACAGACCTCAAAAACAGAGGGATGTACTGCTCTTTATGCATAACTTTCAAGTAGGAATGTTTGGGCTCCTACAAACAAGGATTAAGAGAACAAAGATTTAAAAAGCCTCTCTTAATCTTTGTAGGGAATTGTCATTTTTTACTAATCTGAATAAACACCCGGGTGAAAGAATTTGGCTATTATGAAAACCTCATATTTATGAGGTGGACATTAGAAGAACTACTGAACATGTGATTCATTGTGCTATTAAGCACATTGGAACAAAAAAGGAAATGGAAGTTACATTGGTATATGGATTCAATGACAATAGAATGAGGAGAAAACTATGGGAAGACATAGAGGAAATTCATAAACAAAGTAAAGGGACTTGGGCAATAATGGGTGAGTTCAATAATGTACTGCAATCAAATG is drawn from Nicotiana tomentosiformis chromosome 12, ASM39032v3, whole genome shotgun sequence and contains these coding sequences:
- the LOC104100913 gene encoding uncharacterized protein, producing the protein MEVGKAEINRNKRSREDSKSASAGSKRVHIEEEEAVLNSHELNRVNSEPEVNLNSAETDADLGLYSPDVKQIREEILDILDEPETVTDHLPEVQDLDSVIRSFEEEIVHPSTQPAQPDLGYLLEASDDDLGLPPTISASDDHVNARINTPENAAGIRFESELQSFDSFEFGMNVGAGDGNSYGVYSNGDFVTVEGLFDYEESFEFSEFYRRGESLPAL